The DNA region GGTGACCACAGCATTCAGCCTCAACATCGCGGTATTCACTGATTTAGCAAAAACTACGGCAACCGCAGCTTGATCCAGTTATCGTGACCGAAACACCCGTGCGCCGCACTGCTCTACGTCGAATATTTAGCATTGCGTTGCCAGTATTGCTCCTTACCGCTGTGGTGCTATCTGCCATGCTCGGCCAAGTTATCACCGGACCCGAGCAGGTCATTGGCTCGGTACTTCGCGCTATTGGTCTTAACAATGATTGGGCTCCACAAGACCCACTGATCGAAAACACGCTTTGGTTGGTTCGCTTCCCGCGCATCCTGATGGGCATCGGCGTCGGCGCAGCCTTGGCCGTATCAGGTGCAGCCATGCAAGCGGTTTTTGGTAATCCGCTGGCGGAGCCCGGCGTCGTCGGGGTCTCCTCCGGTGCGGCTTTCGGTGCTTCGGCCGCTATCGTGGCGGTTCCGCTTTTGTTCTCTACTGCGGGTCAAAGTTCCGCTGGCCAAGCCGCGGCACCAAGTTGGCTCATCGCTGGTTTCGCTTTTTTAGGCGCGCTTGCCGCTGCGTTATTGGTCTATCTGGTCTCTCGATCAAATGGACGCACCGAGGTGACGACGCTTTTACTCACCGGCATCGCGATAAACGCCTTTGCCGGCGCTGGCATCGCCTTTATGCTGTTCTTAGCCAAATACCTCCAGCAGAGAACAGATTGTCTTTTGGCAGCTTGGCTCGCTCAATGGTTCACTGTGGCCGCAGGCAATACTGGTCGCCGTGGTGATGTTGCTAGGAACCCTGGCTGCTTGGGCGTTGGGTAACAAGTTCGATGTCCTTTCGCTCGGCGAACGCAGCGCTCGACAAGTCGGCATCGACGTTGAGTCGCTCCGAATGGTTTCAATACTGCTGGTTGCTTTACTCACCGGAGTTGCGGTGGCTTTTGCCGGAATCATCGCCTTCGTTGGTCTGGTGGTACCGCACATCATCAGGATGGCGATCGGGCCGGCACACCGACCACTGATTTTAGCCAGCGCTTTTGGCGGCGCCCTATTGCTTGTGGCTGCAGACCTTTTTGCCCGGACGCTGATCCGAGCCGCCGATCTGCCCCTTGGGATGTTGACCTCTTTGGTTGGTGGACCGTTTTTCTTCTATCTCTTGATCCGGCAACGACGCCGTCAAGGCGGTTGGTCATGACCGCGGCAGCGCTGAGCGCACATAACATCAGTCTCGCCTGGACTGGGCGGAAGATTCTGGACGATGTGACACTTACTGTTGAGTGCGGCGAAGTGCTCGCATTGATTGGCCCAAACGGTGCGGGCAAATCCACCTTACTCGGCGTACTAGCAGGCGATATTTCTGCAGACTCGGGCCAAGTGACCATTAGCGGCAAACCAATCAAAACGTTCAACCAGTTAGCGTTGGCGCGGGAACGAGCGGTCCTGCTACAGGACAACGCGGTCAGCTTCGCCTTTCGCGCCGCAGACGTGATCGCGATGGGGCGCACACCATGGTCACGCGCTCCACAACGCGAAGCAGACGAGGCGGCCATCGCGGCGGCTATTCAAGCCACCGATGTCACGCACCTACTCGATCGTCCGTATACCCAGCTCTCCGGTGGCGAGCGTGCGCGAGTGAGTTTGGCCCGGGTCTTGGCTCAACAGACCCAAATAGTCTTTCTCGATGAGCCAACTGCCGCTTTGGACCTCCGCCATCAAGAAGAGGTGATGGCCCTTGCGCGCAAACTAGCTGCGGCAGGCCGGGCCGTCGTCGTAGTCCTACACGATTTGTCGCTGGCAGGGGCTTTTGCGAACCGGATCGCATTGCTAGATCAGGGGCGGCTGATCCACTGCGGGACCCCAGCCGAAGTGCTGCAGCCGGCACAGATTACCGCTGTCTACGGACTCGACGTTGAGGTTATCGAACACCACGGCAGCTTGGTGGTTCTCCCTGTTCGCTGAAGTTGTTGCCTTATTCCGGAGCATAAACCGCTCGGGCAAGCGCATCCAAGATCTCGGCGCTGCGCGGGCCGAAGGAGAGAATGTCGCTGTCGGCCATATCGACAAACCGCTTATTCTTACCGGCATTACTCAAGGCGAGCGCAGGTTTTTGCGCTAATAGCCCGTCTACACCGCCAACAGAGGTGATCCCACCGCTCATCACCAGGATCAAATCCGGATTCATTTGTGCAAGTGCTTCATCCGTCATTGGTTTCATACCTTGCCAATTGATCTCCGCTGCAACATCGATGCCGCCCAGACCGGAAATAAGCGCATCTGCCCCGGATCCTTCACCGAACAGGTAATAAACTCCGCTACCGCCACGCAGGTAGAGGAAAGCCATTCGGAGTTTTTGTGCTGAAACTTTCGGTGCTATCGCGGCAATTTCAGCCTTTTTCTCGTTGACCGAGCTGCCAAGTTGCGCTGCCAGCTTGGCTCCGGAGTCCGGTACGCCCAGCGCTGCGCCGACTTGTTTGGCTAGCTCTTGTGCGCCCTCAAATGACGGCGCGTTCTTCACGAAAACTACCGGAATTCCAGATTGGCGCAATTGCGTGATGATATCGAGCGGCCCAACAGTGCCGTCTGTGATCACAACTGATGGTTTGAGCGCCAAGATGCTCTCCGCATTGACGGACTGCCCGTTAGGGGAGGTAACCAGCGGTAGGTTTGCTGCCTGCGGCAACGTCGTCGCAACATCCCGACCCACCAGTTTCTCGCCCAATCCCAGGCCGTAGACCGTGCCCGCTATTGAACCGGAAAGATCGAATGCCACAATGCGCTCAGTGCTCGTTACCTGCACGTCAACATCACCACCGCGATCGTGCGAAGCCACGCTGGCTGGCAGAGTCTGCCTCGGATTCGCCTCAACCGGGAGCACGGAAGCATCCGATAATTTTGCCGTTGAAATGCCCTGGAATGACTTTGGTTCGCGCAGCAGCTTCAGCGAAGACAATGCGGGCAAACTCGCCGAAGTCACTGCCGACGACGGGCTCCCGGAGTTGGCATCACCGGAACCCAAACCGCAAGAGCTCAACGCAAGGCTCAGCAGCGCTACCCCAGCTAAGCCAACTTTCGACCGCCGGTTCATCGTGTACTCACACTCAGCCGACGTCGGAGGAACAGAACCAGCAGCAGAACCAGGGCCGCCGCAATAATGGCCACGGGAATAGCCCAGAGTAGCCACCAGAGATCGCCCGGCTGAGCAGCACTACCGCCGTCCAAGCTGTTGACCGGCGGCGCTACGACGGGCGTTTTGGCCTCAGTTGGTTTGCCGCAGTCTGCCGGAACCGGGAAGCTGAAACTCACCGGATCGAAGGCAGCGCCTGACTCATAGTTCGGGAAAGCAATATGTCCTGCCGGCGTCAATGCCGACGGCGCAGCGGTGACTTTCATGGTGCCACCGTCAAACGAAGTGCTCACCGCTCCCAGATCTAACTTCACAAACGACGAGGCTTTATTATCGATCATCGCGCCGTCCATCGTGGCTCCGGAAACATCGAGCAGTAAGAACGCAGTTCGATCGTCCACGAGTTGGATCTGCGGATTGGCCACCGTGGTGTTCAGCACGCCGTCGTGACCAGTGAAATTGACCGAGCCGGTGAACTTCACCAAACCGGCTTTCGTGCTGGGGTTGATCGCACCGCTGCCTTGTGACCAGGCGAAATTCGGTGTCTGATAGCTTGCCCCGTTTGCTGTGGTCCAGTTACCGTTCGCGATAGTTGATTGGATGTAGGAGCGGAAAGACTCTTTGAACCCCCAACTCAGGTTTGCCCCATCAACCTTGCACTGGCCAGCCAGGTCTTGTTCGCCGATTTTCAGCGTCACGCCACGGTTGACGCTGCCTTGGAAGGTCAGGGTGTGCTCCCCCGTTAGATCAGCGGGTAAGGCCCCTGTCCAGCTGACATTTCCTTGTCCATCCGCGACAAGGTCATCTGCGAGCACTCGTGGCTCGGAGTAGATGACCGCTTTGATGTACTTTTCATTCGGCTGGAATCCGCTCGCGGTTGCCGTAATGGTGCTACCGGCTTGAAGCTTGAGCGGATCAGCGCCTTGCAGGGTAATACCTTCCTTAACGGGCGCTTCTGCCGGTGGCTTCCAGTCCTTGTTCGAGAATGCAGCAACCGTGGTCTTACCAGTTCCCGCTTTCGTGCCGTCGGGCCCGATAGCCGTACCTGGCGCTGGCGGCGATCCCACGGTGAAGGTCACCGGATCCATTACTTGGCCTGGCTGATAAAACTGGCTACTGCCGTAGCTGAACATCCGAGCTCCAGTTGCACTCAAAGTGACTGGCGCATTCGCATAGGAAACACCGCCGTCGAGTTCGGTTTTTGCCGCTGCCTCGAGGTTTACCGCAGCAATTGCCACAGGCCCTGAACCGTTGGCTGAAACAAACAGAGTGCCAGCGGTTGCGGAATCAATACTGAGCTGCGGGTTGCTAAAAGTTAGATTCAAAATGCCGCCGTGACCCCAGAACTGTACTGAGCCCTGATACCCGGTGCTGCCCGTGCCGCTCGCCACGTTCCACGTGCTGGTGCCGGTTTGGGCGAAAGTGAAGTTTTCCCGCCCGCTGGCACCGTTACTCGTAGCAATCCAACCCCGAGCGATCGAACCTGAGATATAGCTACGGAAACTATCTTTGACGCCCCAGGTCAGAAAACCTGCCACAGTGCTGCCCGGCCTGCTCGTCGCAGTTGGGTCAATGGGTAGTTGTGGTTCTGGAGCCTTTTCTGTAGTCACCGACAGCGCAGCAGGTTTCGTCGCAATAGCACCGGCCGGATTAGTGAACACTGCCCGGTACTGCACGCCGTCATCGAGCTGGCGAGCGCTAATGTTTAGCTCGGCTGCGGTAGCGCCGGGGATGTCTTTGAACGCCAGCACTCCCCTGGCTTTGGCTTGCCACTGCACGCTCGGCGCAGGTGAGGCGGAGGCCTCGACACGAAAAGTGGCTTGCACAGTTTGACTACCGGTTGGCACGTTCAGCGTCAGCGGAACCGGCTGCATGGAAATCCTTGGTGAACTAGCTAAGGAGAACGAAGCAAAGCCGAATAGCCCTTTACCGTCGTTTTCAATGCCTTGCTGCCTGCCATCGAAAGTTGCCGCATAAACCGAGTGATCAGCCGCGACCAAGGGTGGAAAGGGATTTTGGCTCAGGTAGGGCGAAGACAACGTGGTCAGCACGCCGCCGTTACGCACCGCACTCAGTGTCTGCGCGTTGCCGTCTTGAGCCCAAAGCGTGGCATTCTCGGGATCAATCGCGAACACCGAGGCCTTAGCTAAATCCGCCACAGGGTTGGAAACATAGAGTTGGCCGTTACCAGAACTATTGAGATTCTGAGCCAAGGCAGTGCCCGTTCGGGACGCTGCGCGCGTGAGATAAACACTGTTACCAGCTGCAAACGCGCCGTTGTAACCAGTATTGTTCTGCGTGCCAACGTCAGTTCCAGCAATCTCCTCAACAACCGCGGTACCGGGTGCCGGCAGCGTGATGCGTTGCGCTAACACCTTTTCCGGAACGCTCCCGCCTGGAAGCGGGTTAAGTTTGGCTCGGGGCAACAGTAAGGAGCCGTCGCTCAGCACAACACCACCAGCTAGCCGATACCAGGTGCCACCTCGGTCGGACCCGACTAGCGCTTTAGGCAATGCGTATTCGGTTGCCGTTGCAGCGCCGTTAGCGTTGATAACCCATTTGGTCAGCGTCCGTTGCCTGTTGTTTTGGTCTTTATCCCCCGGGGGTAGCTTTCCAGCTAACTGAAATGCTTCGCCCCGTGCCCCGCTCCACAAGAACTGCCCACTTGGAATGGGAATCGACAGTCCTTTCAACACGGAATAGGTCTGCCGAGCTGCATCCCATTGCAAAGCCGAGTCTATGTTGGCTCCTGGAGCCGTTGACGAGCGGAAATAGAGTCGTCCCGCAGCCGGATCGGCCATCGCCAAGCTGCCAATCTGGCTACTTTCCGCCCAGCTCAACGTCAACGAGCTGCCAATAAAACTGCGTTTGGCCAGATCGTAAGCTCGGTAAATTTTCGTCTGCGTTGTGTCATCGTTCGCCACGGTGTGGTAGATCCCCGAGCTGGGATCGGCCCAGAGCGTGCTGAGGTCGCGACCATCGATGAGCCGATTTTCAGCCATCACCAATTTGGGACTGCCCGGTAACGTCCAAGATTCGCTGACCACCGGTGCACCGCCGGGACCGGCGTAGCTGAATCCAACAGGATCAACTATTTGGCCAACCGTGTAACCAACCGCGTCGACTCCTTGCTGCGTCCAGGCTGTTTGAATCTCGGACCACGAGGTGTTTCCACTGTCCAGGACCGGCTTTTTCTCCGAAACATCGAGCTGCACTAGTGGCACGCGACCAAAATCGACCATTTGCCAGGTGTTGATGTTGCGTGAAACAACTTCCATACTCAACGTTGCACCATCGGCTCCGATAGTTACTGAGGGGTTAGCGAATGTCACATCCAGAACGTGAATATCTAATGGACCATTAGAGCCTGGCGGCGGCGAGATGAGGTTCTTCTCGTCCGGGTAGTAGTGACTTTTCCAATGCAAAGAACCGGAGAAATTCACTATGGTGGTGCCGCTAGTCGCATCAAAGCTGCCAGACGTTAGGGGGAACGTGAAATTGCCCCCGGGCGTCGGCTGGGCCGAGCCGCCCGCCAGTGCAGCAGGGCCAGCGTACTGTCGCCAACTTGCTTTAACTCCCCAGTTCAACGAACCCTTGCTGAGTTGAACTGCTGCCGCTGGGATGTTTTCCTGTTTGTCACCTGGTGCCGCGGTTGCAGGTGAGGTGGTGAGGAAAAGACCAGCAAACGCCAAGGCGATCGCCAAGACGCTAGCAAAAAATCGTTGGGTGGACGGCGAGTGTGCAGGCACAGAAAGCTCCAAAGGATACGAAAGATCAAGCGGCGAAAGCGAAGGCGACACCCTCTTGAGTGTCGCCTTCGCCCGTTAGTCGATCAACGGCATCGAAACCGGGTCGAGAAGCAGTCGAAATTAGTCGACGTAGACGTTCACAACGTCCGGCGCGCCCACCGGGACGTACTGTCCGGCCGGGGTTTTGCCGTAGTAAGAGACAACGATGGCGCACTGCTCGCCGCCATTGTCCTTAGCCGTGTTCAGACAGGTGGTGCTGCCGACGCCGGGCTGGCGAGTGGTGAAGTCAAAGTTATTGAAGTCGCCATCGATGATCACGGAGTTGGAGTAGCTGCTTGCCGCGGCGGTTAGACGAGTAGCCCGACCGGATTCACCGTTGCAGGCAGTTCCCGGAGTCTTAGCGACGTTGCAGCTAGAGATTGCATAAAAACCAGCCCCGGTAGGTACGGTTCCCTGCACAGTAACGGAGCTTCCGCTAACGACGGAAGAACCATTGACCGGGTTGGTTACGGCTGCCTGAGCAGGCATTGCACTGAGCAAACCCAAAGCAACTACGGCGACAGCGGCCGCTGGGACAGCGAACAGACGGGACTTCTTTTTGGCGTTCGAGGAGGTTTCGGCCAGCAAGGTGCGAGTCATCTGAGACCATTCTTTCTGCGATAGGCTGGCCTCGCAGCCTAGCCCTATGAAGGTGCCGCATTCGCGGCTCTATGTGGGTCGTACGGCGTCCGGGGCGGGATCCTTCGACAGTTTTCGCCCCGGTTCGCTGCACATCTAACAAGGTCGTAAACCTTGAGTTCGGCCATTGCATGGAATCTGTTCGACCGACAGATTCGAGGCTAATCGACAGCCTTTACTTAGGCAAGGCAAGGCTAAGCTAAGCTAATTAAAAGCTGATGTGATGCTCGTCGCATTTCGATACTTGAGCACATTTCTCACTGCTGCCAGAACGCAAAGTTGCGGTGCCAAAGGCACCGCCACTTCAGAGTAAAACTGAGCTAATTAGTTGCTAAATCAGGCCTTAGTAGTTCGCTAAAACCAGATCCGTTTTGAAGGCATTTTCATGCAATAACCGGCCAAGGCCATCAAGGGTTTTGATGACGTCAGAGCGAATCGCCGTCGCATCGCCGAGCTTGGTCGCATCCGCGCTGACCTCAAGATAGCTGTACGAGCCATTTTGGGACTTCATCGGCGTCAGCTGAAGATCAACAGCGTGCCCGCCAATGGTCGCCGAGTAGTTTGACTGCCGTACCGGACCATAGATCCGCGATTTGTCGATCACGGAGCTCACCCAATTATTCGACCGCCATTTGCTCAACTTTCCGGGAAGATTCGACTGAACTACGTCGATAGAATCCGCACCACCGGGCAGCTGGTCGTCATTGAGGCTGTCCGCAGAAGCCTTCTTTTTATTAGAGAAATCCAAGGTGGAAATTGTGTAGCTCATGTTTACTTGCGCATCATAATTAGTGTCCGAGGAGCTGAATCCCGAGTCATTGGCGGTATCCAAAGTGGCATTGATGTCCTTCGCAGCGGTGCCTCCATTGGCAATACTGAACCGCTTCTTATAGGTCAGTTTTTGATCGCCAGCGCCGTTGTCCCGCTTGATTCGCATGCTCCAACCTTCGCTTGCAAGGTCCTGCGCACTGTCATCAATGTACTGGGCCAGCTCATATCCTGACTCTGAGCTAATGCTCAGCTTGCTGCTCGACGTCGCGGTGAATTTGCCGTTTGAGTCAAGCACCTTTGCCGGGTCCAAACGCAATTTGATCTGGTAGGTAGGGCTGGCATTAGAGGCTGCCCGAGCCGAAAGCGGTGACTCGAGGGCCGCGGGGCCGCTGATCGTTGCCGCGACGACCGCAGCTGCAGCAAGTAATGCAGTCCAGCGCGGAAGCCGCCGCTGTGCTGCTGAAGTGGTTTGAATATTCGCAAGTTCGATAGACATGAATTTATTTTCACTAACCAACACGTCCGGAGGCTCTCAACAGAGTGAACGTTTAATGACTCCAAGCTGGGAATTCACCCCAAATCGACCCACCCCACAATAAACGCTGCACCACTTTTGGTCGTTATGAAGGCCGTATAACGACCAAAAGTGGTGCAGCGTTTTCGATTAGTTCAGCGTGATGACGATTTTGCCGCGCAGATGCCCGCCTTCGGCACGCACATAAGCTTGCTGAACCTGGTCGAAGGGGTAACGCGAATCAATAGGAACTTCGACGTCGCCAGCGGCCACCAAAACGGCAAGCTCGGCAAGATTTTCGTTACTTGACTGAGCACCGCCAACAGAATTCGCGCCTTGCAACTCATCACCGTGCGCTGCTGCCGAAGAGATTCGGTTCAACGGAATGCCCAGCTCCAAAGCTGCCGAAATCGTCGCTGCCCCCTGAGCATCAATCACGCCGGTAATCCCCTGCGGCGCTGCGGCACGGATCCGGTCCGCCTGCCCGTCGCCGTAGCTGACCGGCACGACGCCGAGTCCTTGAAGGTACGCATGATTGGCTTCGCTAGCGGTACCAATTACTGTCGCACCCTTACGCTTTGCCAGTTGTGCTGCGATGACGCCGACGCCACCGGAAGCTGCACTGACCAAGACCGTATCTTGCTCACCCAAATCGAGGGACTCCACCAACGCCCAGGCTGTTCTGCCCGCAATCCACAAGCTGCCTGCTATCTCCAAGCTGAGGCCCGCCGGCACTGGGAGCACCGAAGACACTGGCACCACCGCGAAGTCCGCGATTGCCTCATTTCGAGCTGCCGCAAATACCTCATAACCTACTGCGAACTCTGAAACACCCTCGCCAACCTGATCCACAACTCCAGCAAGATCATTGCCGACGCCGGATGGCAGCGAGACACCGAACGCCGCCGCAATAGGACCGCCATGGAAAAGCTTGAAGTCCGCTGGATTCAGCCCGGCATAAGAAACCTTAATCCGAATTTGTCCCTCCCCAGCCTGCGGCTCCTCGACATTAACGACTTGCAGGACCTCGGGTCCACCAAACTCTTCGTACTGAACGAACCTAGACATCACAACTTCCTTCGCAATAGGACTCGCGCAAGCTCCTGCGCTCACTGAGGCTAACCGTCATGAGCCAGATTTCATTTCCGATTCCGTCCCCTGCAAACGCTGCACCACTTTTGGGCCTTAAACCCATGGAATAAGGCCCAAAGTGGTGCAGCGTTTGGATACGGGGTAAGCCAGATTTGACTATGCAAGTAATTGCATATGAAACTTGATGCATGGCATTAAAGCATGCAGTTCTGGTTTCACTCGCAGAAAAGGTCGCGAGTGGCTACGAGCTGGCCAACCGCTTTGATAAGTCCCTTGGCTTCTTCTGGAAAGCAAGCCATCAGCAGATCTATCAGGTGCTTGCGAAATTAGAGGCTTCCGGCGAAATTAGCTCGGAAGTACACCCCGGCGATGGCAAACCCGATCGAAAAGTTTATCAACTGACTGAGTCCGGAAAGTTAGCGCTCACGGCATGGACCGCAGAGCCGACGCCGGTTGAACAGCAGCGCAGTGAATTCGCGATCAAGGTTCGCGGCATGGCGCATGGTAACCGAGCCGCCGTCATCAAAGACATTCGACGTCAACGTGAAGCGTATCGAGAGCGACTCAATTACTATCTGGCCGACGCCGAACGAAACTTCCCCGAACCACGCAAACTCAGTGCCGAGAAGTTACCGCTTTATCTAGTGCTCCGGGGCGGAATCCGCACCGAGCAAGGCTATCTGGACTGGTGTGCAGAAATGCTCGACCTGCTCGACCAAGCTAGCAATCCCCACGAACTGGAGAACCCATGAACTCCCCCCAGCTGCTCTCACCGTTGGACTTGGGATCGCACACGCTGCGCAATCGGGTCGTGATGGGTTCAATGCACACCGGCATGGAAGACCGCGCCAAGAACTTCCCGGAGCTCGCCGCGTATTTCGCTGAACGGGCTGCTGGCGGTGCAGCTCTGATCATTACTGGCGGCTTCTCCCCCAATATTGAAGGCTCTCTCTCCGGGAGGCTCCACCTTGCGCACCGGCCGGGCCGCGGACAAACACCGCGTGATTACCCGATGCGGTGCACGCCGAAGGCGGTCTGAGTGCGCTACAGATCCTGCACGCTGGCCGCTATGGTTACACGCCGCTCAACCGCGGCGCGTCCAACCTGAAGTCACCCATTACGCCTTTCAAGCCACGAGCGCTTTCTAGCCGAGGCGTCGAACGAACCATTGCCAACTATGTACGCGCGGCGAAACTGGCTCAGCTCGGTGGTTACGACGGCGTAGAGATTATGGGTTCAGAAGGCTACTTGATCAATCAATTCCTGTCTGAACACACCAATAATCGCAGTGACTCCTGGGGCGGCAGCGCCGAAAACCGGATGCGTTTCCCGGTAGAAATCGTACGCCGGGTGCGCGAAGCAGTTGGCACCGAGTTCATGATCAGCTACCGAATTTCATTGCTAGACCTGATTCCCAAAGGGCAAACCTGGGATGAAACGGAAGAACTCGCGCACAAGATTGAAGCCGCGGGTGCATCGTTTTTCAACACCGGCATTGGCTGGCATGAGGCGCGTGTACCCACGATTTTCACCTCAGTTCCTCGTGTGGCATTCGCGAGCTGGAGCGGGAAACTGCGATCCCAAGTGCACATCCCGGTGATGGCTTCCAACCGAATTAATACACCGGAAACCGCTGAGCAGATCCTCAGCGAAGGCAATGCTGACCTCATTTCCATGGCACGACCATTCCTGGCCGATGCCGAGTTCGTGAATAAAGCCGCAACCGGTCGGGCTGACGAAATCAACATTTGTATTGCGTGCAATCAAGCTTGCCTTGACCACACGTTCGCGAACAAGAAGGCCAGCTGCATGCTCAACCCTCGAGCGGGCCGAGAAACGACGCTCCGGTTGTTGCCTGTACCACCACAGCGACGCAAATCAATCGCCGTCGTTGGTGCTGGCCCGGCTGGCCTCGCCGCGGCAACCGGCTTAGCCGAGCGCGGCCACGCGGTAACGCTTTTCGAAGCTCGCGCAGAGCTTGGCGGCCAGTTCCGGCTCGCAATGTAGATTCCGGGCAAAGAAGAGTTTGCGCAGACGCTGAAGTTTTACACCAGACGCTTGGAAGTCCTGGGCGTGACGTTCAGACTGTCCACCAAGGCTGATCTCACCGCACTTGCCCCGTTCGACGACGTCGTACTCGCCACCGGCGTGCGTGCCCGAGTGCCAAAGATTCTCGGCGTCGAGCACCCGTCCGTGATTCGATACGACGAGCTGCTGCGTGGCGAAAAAGCCGCCGGTCCCCGGGTAGCGATTATCGGCGCTGGCGGCATCGGTTTTGACGTTGGCGAGTACTTGCTACACGATCCAGACGAGTCGATTCCAGCTTGGCAAGAACGCTGGGGTATCAGTAAGGATACCGACGTCGCTGGCGGATTAGGTACCGCAGTGCTTGCGCCGCCGCGACGCGAGTTGTATTTGTTGCAACGAAAAACCACGTCGTTCGGTGCTGGCCTCGGTAAGACTTCGGGTTGGGTACACCGGGCGGCCTTGCGAGCTGCTAAGACTGAAATGATTGGCGGCGTTGAGTACCAAAAGATCGACGACGCCGGACTACATATCCTGCTGTCCGACGGCAGCACTCGGATCATCGAGGTTGATTCGATCATTTTGTGCGCTGGACAGGACTCGGTTCGTGACCTGGTGGCCA from Renibacterium salmoninarum ATCC 33209 includes:
- a CDS encoding heme ABC transporter ATP-binding protein produces the protein MTAAALSAHNISLAWTGRKILDDVTLTVECGEVLALIGPNGAGKSTLLGVLAGDISADSGQVTISGKPIKTFNQLALARERAVLLQDNAVSFAFRAADVIAMGRTPWSRAPQREADEAAIAAAIQATDVTHLLDRPYTQLSGGERARVSLARVLAQQTQIVFLDEPTAALDLRHQEEVMALARKLAAAGRAVVVVLHDLSLAGAFANRIALLDQGRLIHCGTPAEVLQPAQITAVYGLDVEVIEHHGSLVVLPVR
- a CDS encoding heme/hemin ABC transporter substrate-binding protein, whose protein sequence is MNRRSKVGLAGVALLSLALSSCGLGSGDANSGSPSSAVTSASLPALSSLKLLREPKSFQGISTAKLSDASVLPVEANPRQTLPASVASHDRGGDVDVQVTSTERIVAFDLSGSIAGTVYGLGLGEKLVGRDVATTLPQAANLPLVTSPNGQSVNAESILALKPSVVITDGTVGPLDIITQLRQSGIPVVFVKNAPSFEGAQELAKQVGAALGVPDSGAKLAAQLGSSVNEKKAEIAAIAPKVSAQKLRMAFLYLRGGSGVYYLFGEGSGADALISGLGGIDVAAEINWQGMKPMTDEALAQMNPDLILVMSGGITSVGGVDGLLAQKPALALSNAGKNKRFVDMADSDILSFGPRSAEILDALARAVYAPE
- a CDS encoding HtaA domain-containing protein; this encodes MPAHSPSTQRFFASVLAIALAFAGLFLTTSPATAAPGDKQENIPAAAVQLSKGSLNWGVKASWRQYAGPAALAGGSAQPTPGGNFTFPLTSGSFDATSGTTIVNFSGSLHWKSHYYPDEKNLISPPPGSNGPLDIHVLDVTFANPSVTIGADGATLSMEVVSRNINTWQMVDFGRVPLVQLDVSEKKPVLDSGNTSWSEIQTAWTQQGVDAVGYTVGQIVDPVGFSYAGPGGAPVVSESWTLPGSPKLVMAENRLIDGRDLSTLWADPSSGIYHTVANDDTTQTKIYRAYDLAKRSFIGSSLTLSWAESSQIGSLAMADPAAGRLYFRSSTAPGANIDSALQWDAARQTYSVLKGLSIPIPSGQFLWSGARGEAFQLAGKLPPGDKDQNNRQRTLTKWVINANGAATATEYALPKALVGSDRGGTWYRLAGGVVLSDGSLLLPRAKLNPLPGGSVPEKVLAQRITLPAPGTAVVEEIAGTDVGTQNNTGYNGAFAAGNSVYLTRAASRTGTALAQNLNSSGNGQLYVSNPVADLAKASVFAIDPENATLWAQDGNAQTLSAVRNGGVLTTLSSPYLSQNPFPPLVAADHSVYAATFDGRQQGIENDGKGLFGFASFSLASSPRISMQPVPLTLNVPTGSQTVQATFRVEASASPAPSVQWQAKARGVLAFKDIPGATAAELNISARQLDDGVQYRAVFTNPAGAIATKPAALSVTTEKAPEPQLPIDPTATSRPGSTVAGFLTWGVKDSFRSYISGSIARGWIATSNGASGRENFTFAQTGTSTWNVASGTGSTGYQGSVQFWGHGGILNLTFSNPQLSIDSATAGTLFVSANGSGPVAIAAVNLEAAAKTELDGGVSYANAPVTLSATGARMFSYGSSQFYQPGQVMDPVTFTVGSPPAPGTAIGPDGTKAGTGKTTVAAFSNKDWKPPAEAPVKEGITLQGADPLKLQAGSTITATASGFQPNEKYIKAVIYSEPRVLADDLVADGQGNVSWTGALPADLTGEHTLTFQGSVNRGVTLKIGEQDLAGQCKVDGANLSWGFKESFRSYIQSTIANGNWTTANGASYQTPNFAWSQGSGAINPSTKAGLVKFTGSVNFTGHDGVLNTTVANPQIQLVDDRTAFLLLDVSGATMDGAMIDNKASSFVKLDLGAVSTSFDGGTMKVTAAPSALTPAGHIAFPNYESGAAFDPVSFSFPVPADCGKPTEAKTPVVAPPVNSLDGGSAAQPGDLWWLLWAIPVAIIAAALVLLLVLFLRRRLSVSTR
- a CDS encoding NADP-dependent oxidoreductase, translated to MSRFVQYEEFGGPEVLQVVNVEEPQAGEGQIRIKVSYAGLNPADFKLFHGGPIAAAFGVSLPSGVGNDLAGVVDQVGEGVSEFAVGYEVFAAARNEAIADFAVVPVSSVLPVPAGLSLEIAGSLWIAGRTAWALVESLDLGEQDTVLVSAASGGVGVIAAQLAKRKGATVIGTASEANHAYLQGLGVVPVSYGDGQADRIRAAAPQGITGVIDAQGAATISAALELGIPLNRISSAAAHGDELQGANSVGGAQSSNENLAELAVLVAAGDVEVPIDSRYPFDQVQQAYVRAEGGHLRGKIVITLN
- a CDS encoding PadR family transcriptional regulator, which codes for MALKHAVLVSLAEKVASGYELANRFDKSLGFFWKASHQQIYQVLAKLEASGEISSEVHPGDGKPDRKVYQLTESGKLALTAWTAEPTPVEQQRSEFAIKVRGMAHGNRAAVIKDIRRQREAYRERLNYYLADAERNFPEPRKLSAEKLPLYLVLRGGIRTEQGYLDWCAEMLDLLDQASNPHELENP
- a CDS encoding 2,4-dienoyl-CoA reductase, with translation MNSPQLLSPLDLGSHTLRNRVVMGSMHTGMEDRAKNFPELAAYFAERAAGGAALIITGGFSPNIEGSLSGRLHLAHRPGRGQTPRDYPMRCTPKAV
- a CDS encoding 2,4-dienoyl-CoA reductase FMN-binding domain-containing protein, whose protein sequence is MHAEGGLSALQILHAGRYGYTPLNRGASNLKSPITPFKPRALSSRGVERTIANYVRAAKLAQLGGYDGVEIMGSEGYLINQFLSEHTNNRSDSWGGSAENRMRFPVEIVRRVREAVGTEFMISYRISLLDLIPKGQTWDETEELAHKIEAAGASFFNTGIGWHEARVPTIFTSVPRVAFASWSGKLRSQVHIPVMASNRINTPETAEQILSEGNADLISMARPFLADAEFVNKAATGRADEINICIACNQACLDHTFANKKASCMLNPRAGRETTLRLLPVPPQRRKSIAVVGAGPAGLAAATGLAERGHAVTLFEARAELGGQFRLAM